One window of Streptomyces sp. FIT100 genomic DNA carries:
- a CDS encoding TetR/AcrR family transcriptional regulator has protein sequence MCAVDEGKPGLRERKKQRTHAAISDAAITLFLEHGFNQVSVAQVAEAAEVSKRTLFAYFPTKEDLVVHRLADHETEIARVVRARPAGTDPLAAVREHFLEGLRERDPITGLNDHPQVRRVHRMILDAPSLVARMERFKAGAERALAQALQETADAPELTARLAAVQIVAVHWALAQDNAERLAYGEPAGTRYPGAVTDAEHAFTLLENGLGQLTAQR, from the coding sequence GTGTGTGCCGTGGACGAAGGCAAGCCAGGGCTGCGGGAGCGGAAGAAGCAGCGGACCCACGCGGCGATCTCCGATGCGGCGATCACGCTGTTCCTCGAACACGGCTTCAACCAGGTCTCGGTGGCCCAGGTGGCCGAGGCGGCCGAAGTGTCCAAACGCACGCTCTTCGCCTACTTCCCCACGAAGGAAGACCTCGTGGTGCACCGCCTCGCCGACCACGAGACCGAGATCGCGCGCGTCGTACGGGCCCGCCCGGCCGGTACCGACCCGCTGGCCGCGGTGCGCGAGCACTTCCTCGAAGGGCTGCGCGAGCGGGACCCGATCACCGGGCTCAACGACCACCCCCAGGTGCGCAGGGTCCACCGGATGATCCTCGACGCGCCCTCACTGGTGGCCCGGATGGAGCGGTTCAAGGCCGGCGCCGAACGAGCGCTCGCCCAGGCACTGCAGGAGACGGCGGACGCTCCGGAACTCACGGCGCGGTTGGCCGCCGTCCAGATCGTCGCGGTCCACTGGGCGCTGGCACAGGACAACGCCGAACGCCTGGCGTACGGCGAACCGGCCGGCACCCGCTATCCGGGTGCGGTGACCGATGCGGAACACGCGTTCACACTGCTGGAGAACGGACTGGGGCAGCTGACCGCGCAGCGATGA
- a CDS encoding PP2C family protein-serine/threonine phosphatase produces the protein MPDRDTGSRQMMRALLLAGHLMPDENLTSLVAGHAAVAGLHDVAIWLCDVQQSVLRRLPGPDPGPDPAPGGSGTELPVDGTLAGRAFQYGRILSAPGSDGKGFRWWVPLLDGSERLGVLAVRTEADDAHTVEDMECLAALVAVVLVSRGDHSDFLARLVRTRRMTAAAEMQWQLMPPRAYADDHVVIGAVMEPAYEVAGDAYDYATDRGKVRLAIFDAMGHDTAAGLTANLAVASCRNQRRQGVGLPDIGPGIERVLLEQFHRDAYVTAVLADLDARTGMLRWISHGHHPPVVIRGGRWITYLHCSPGHPLGTDLGLSAAVCHEQLEPGDRVVLYTDGITEARNPGGQEFGLHGFLDFLMRHHADALPVPETMRRLIRSILGHHHGTLRDDATVLLLEWHGPTPYPPGQAAALLGIPKETRPPRLAAGGPGRAGQRA, from the coding sequence AGATGATGCGTGCGCTGCTGCTGGCCGGCCATCTGATGCCGGACGAGAACCTGACGTCCCTCGTCGCCGGGCATGCCGCCGTGGCGGGACTGCACGACGTGGCGATCTGGCTCTGCGATGTCCAGCAGAGTGTCCTGCGCCGGCTTCCCGGTCCGGACCCCGGTCCGGATCCCGCTCCGGGCGGCTCCGGTACGGAGCTGCCCGTGGACGGCACCCTGGCGGGCCGGGCCTTCCAGTACGGTCGGATCCTGTCCGCTCCCGGATCGGACGGCAAGGGTTTCCGCTGGTGGGTGCCGCTGCTGGACGGCAGCGAGCGGCTGGGCGTGCTCGCCGTCAGGACCGAGGCGGACGACGCCCACACCGTGGAGGACATGGAGTGCCTGGCGGCCCTGGTGGCCGTGGTCCTCGTGAGCAGGGGGGACCACAGCGACTTCCTCGCCCGGCTCGTGCGCACCCGGCGGATGACCGCGGCGGCCGAGATGCAGTGGCAGCTGATGCCACCGCGCGCGTACGCCGACGACCACGTGGTGATCGGGGCCGTGATGGAACCGGCCTACGAAGTCGCCGGGGACGCGTACGACTACGCGACCGACCGGGGAAAGGTGCGCCTGGCGATCTTCGACGCGATGGGCCACGACACCGCGGCGGGCCTGACGGCCAACCTGGCGGTGGCGTCCTGCCGCAACCAGCGCCGCCAAGGCGTGGGGTTGCCGGACATCGGACCGGGCATCGAGCGTGTGCTGCTGGAGCAGTTCCACCGGGATGCCTACGTCACCGCCGTCCTGGCCGATCTCGACGCCCGCACCGGGATGCTGCGGTGGATCAGCCACGGCCACCACCCGCCCGTCGTCATCCGCGGCGGCCGCTGGATCACTTACCTCCACTGCTCTCCGGGCCACCCGCTCGGCACGGACCTGGGCCTGAGCGCAGCCGTGTGCCACGAGCAGCTCGAACCCGGCGACCGGGTCGTGCTCTACACCGACGGCATCACCGAAGCCCGCAACCCCGGTGGACAGGAGTTCGGCCTCCATGGCTTCCTCGACTTCCTGATGCGGCACCACGCCGACGCCCTGCCCGTCCCGGAGACGATGCGCCGGCTGATCCGCAGCATCCTCGGCCACCACCACGGCACCCTCCGCGACGACGCCACCGTCCTGCTCCTGGAATGGCACGGCCCCACTCCCTATCCCCCCGGACAGGCCGCAGCCCTGCTCGGCATCCCGAAGGAGACCCGGCCGCCGCGCCTTGCGGCTGGTGGCCCGGGGCGCGCCGGGCAGCGCGCCTGA